A single Methanosphaera cuniculi DNA region contains:
- the porD gene encoding pyruvate synthase subunit PorD — protein sequence MVSIGAAVKEPGSTRRNKTGSWRTFRPEPDSEKCISCGICYLFCPDGCIGEDFIADYDFCKGCGICAEECPVKAIKMVRE from the coding sequence ATGGTATCAATAGGCGCAGCTGTTAAAGAACCGGGAAGTACAAGACGAAACAAAACCGGAAGCTGGAGAACATTCAGACCAGAACCAGATAGTGAAAAATGTATATCATGTGGAATATGCTACCTATTCTGCCCAGACGGATGTATAGGAGAAGACTTTATAGCAGACTATGATTTCTGTAAAGGATGCGGAATATGTGCAGAAGAATGTCCAGTAAAAGCAATAAAAATGGTGAGGGAATAA